The proteins below are encoded in one region of Sideroxydans lithotrophicus ES-1:
- a CDS encoding phosphoadenosine phosphosulfate reductase domain-containing protein — protein sequence MTIRDLSLFEGSARLQMTESIELTIQSLQAYGHEHDHWVIAWSGGKDSTATLTLIVWLITSGKIKGPKRLTVLYADTRMELPPLAIAASEIMDELADRDIEFRAVRAPLDKRFLVYMLGRGVPPPNNNTLRWCTRQIKVDPMAAAIAESLGDGTALTITGVRQGESAIRDRRIEMSCGKDGAECGQGWYQQVLPESKGVRGRIATLAPLLHWRVCHVWEWLRNWAPKEEFGGWPTEIIADAYGGDEAEELNARTGCIACPLAQEEKALESIIALPRWGHLTPLRDLKPIYRWLREPAQRLRKSGVERLKDGSIGKNPQRMGPLTLEARLKALEDILSIQKRINAADGRLTLNLIDEEEESRIRELIAAETWPNGWDGDEPHADQFLPVIFYENGAEQHDLFGLEETV from the coding sequence ATGACCATTCGCGACCTCTCTCTCTTTGAAGGTAGCGCCCGCCTTCAGATGACTGAATCAATCGAACTGACTATCCAGAGCTTGCAAGCTTATGGCCATGAGCACGATCACTGGGTAATTGCGTGGTCTGGTGGGAAGGACAGCACAGCGACACTCACCCTGATTGTCTGGCTGATCACGTCAGGAAAGATCAAAGGTCCGAAACGATTGACTGTCTTGTATGCCGATACCCGCATGGAATTACCGCCTCTCGCAATCGCGGCGAGCGAAATCATGGATGAACTGGCGGATCGCGATATTGAATTCAGGGCAGTTCGCGCGCCTCTGGATAAGCGCTTCCTTGTCTACATGCTTGGCCGCGGTGTCCCGCCGCCGAATAACAACACACTGCGTTGGTGCACTAGACAGATCAAGGTCGATCCAATGGCGGCCGCTATCGCCGAATCGCTTGGCGACGGCACCGCATTGACTATTACCGGCGTTCGGCAGGGAGAAAGTGCTATCCGCGACCGTCGCATTGAGATGAGTTGCGGCAAGGACGGCGCCGAGTGCGGCCAAGGCTGGTATCAACAGGTCCTTCCGGAGAGTAAAGGTGTGCGCGGCCGCATCGCCACGCTGGCACCACTGTTGCACTGGCGCGTCTGCCACGTCTGGGAATGGCTACGTAACTGGGCACCCAAGGAAGAGTTCGGAGGCTGGCCAACCGAGATCATTGCCGATGCCTATGGCGGCGATGAGGCCGAAGAGTTAAACGCCAGAACAGGCTGCATTGCATGTCCGCTTGCCCAGGAAGAAAAAGCGCTGGAAAGCATCATCGCGCTGCCACGTTGGGGGCATTTAACACCGTTGCGTGACTTGAAGCCGATCTATCGCTGGCTTCGTGAACCGGCTCAGCGCCTGCGCAAGTCGGGCGTCGAACGCCTGAAGGACGGATCAATCGGGAAGAACCCGCAACGTATGGGGCCATTGACATTGGAAGCCAGATTGAAAGCTCTGGAAGACATCCTCTCCATTCAAAAACGCATCAATGCAGCCGATGGCCGTCTGACCTTAAACCTGATTGACGAAGAGGAAGAATCTCGCATTCGTGAGCTGATAGCAGCAGAAACTTGGCCGAATGGTTGGGATGGCGATGAACCGCACGCTGATCAATTCTTGCCGGTTATTTTCTATGAAAACGGTGCCGAACAACATGACCTATTTGGATTGGAGGAAACAGTATGA
- a CDS encoding phage Gp37/Gp68 family protein codes for MADQRDGGIVWCNETWNPLRGCSRVSEGCRNCYAESMAARFCGAGMPYEGTINPETKRWSGTIKLVPEHLTDPLRWTRPRMIFVNSMSDLFHEDVPFQFIADVFAVMACTTRHTYQVLTKRPARMLEFFAWLNEELDGFGHPTRIDSLRVWPQWIPSKGNRGGYDNCGPLWPLENVWLGVTVENQEAADERIPLLLQTPAAVRWVSIEPLLEAVNIALWLDQLPATVDQRPRLDWCVVGGESGPNARPMHPDWARSLRDQCSAADVPFLFKQWGEWLPDWHGEYLEPLIVTQDRHHWDGLGKESYSFKVGKKRAGRMLDGVLHDGYPVVNP; via the coding sequence ATGGCTGATCAACGTGACGGCGGTATTGTCTGGTGCAACGAAACATGGAACCCATTACGCGGCTGCTCGCGCGTCTCCGAAGGCTGCCGCAACTGCTACGCCGAGAGCATGGCCGCACGCTTCTGCGGTGCCGGGATGCCATACGAGGGCACGATCAATCCAGAGACGAAGCGTTGGAGCGGCACGATCAAGCTGGTACCGGAGCATCTGACAGACCCGTTGCGCTGGACTCGCCCGCGCATGATCTTCGTCAACAGCATGTCCGATCTGTTCCATGAGGACGTGCCGTTCCAGTTCATCGCCGATGTATTTGCTGTAATGGCCTGCACTACGCGGCATACCTATCAGGTTCTGACCAAGCGCCCGGCCAGGATGCTGGAATTCTTCGCATGGCTTAATGAAGAACTCGATGGCTTCGGACACCCTACTCGCATTGATTCTTTGCGCGTGTGGCCGCAATGGATTCCATCTAAAGGCAATCGCGGAGGATATGACAACTGCGGGCCGCTATGGCCGCTTGAAAACGTCTGGCTCGGCGTCACCGTCGAGAATCAGGAAGCTGCCGACGAACGCATCCCACTGCTGCTGCAAACACCGGCCGCGGTGCGCTGGGTGAGCATTGAGCCGCTGCTGGAGGCGGTCAATATTGCTCTGTGGCTTGACCAACTGCCAGCAACTGTCGACCAACGACCGCGCCTTGATTGGTGCGTGGTCGGTGGAGAGAGCGGTCCGAACGCGCGCCCGATGCATCCTGACTGGGCGAGAAGTCTGCGTGATCAATGCTCGGCAGCAGATGTGCCGTTCCTGTTTAAGCAATGGGGCGAGTGGTTACCAGATTGGCATGGTGAATACCTTGAGCCATTGATTGTGACGCAAGATCGACACCATTGGGACGGTCTCGGCAAGGAATCATATAGCTTTAAGGTGGGGAAAAAGCGTGCCGGTCGCATGCTCGACGGCGTGCTGCATGACGGTTATCCGGTGGTGAATCCATGA
- a CDS encoding DUF1643 domain-containing protein, with translation MSLFDQTGAVFSPCKKYRYLLWRDWDVTKLVLTFVMLNPSTADEVTNDPTVEHCQRRAVSGGFGRLQVVNIFALRSTDPQALYSSDDPAGPDNDATILEAVKACGVVICAWGTHGNLNGRGADVLKLLRGAGIQPHYLVLNKDGTPKHPLYVGYDVNPTPWEHP, from the coding sequence ATGAGCTTATTCGACCAAACCGGAGCCGTATTTTCACCCTGCAAGAAGTACCGCTATCTGCTGTGGCGCGATTGGGATGTGACCAAGCTTGTGTTGACATTCGTAATGCTAAACCCTAGCACTGCCGACGAAGTTACCAACGATCCAACCGTGGAACATTGTCAGCGCCGTGCTGTATCGGGTGGATTCGGTCGCCTGCAGGTCGTTAACATCTTCGCGCTGCGTTCGACCGATCCACAGGCGTTGTATTCTTCAGATGATCCGGCAGGCCCTGACAATGACGCGACAATCCTTGAAGCGGTGAAGGCATGCGGCGTTGTGATCTGCGCCTGGGGAACGCACGGAAACTTGAATGGACGCGGCGCAGATGTGTTGAAGCTGCTGCGCGGCGCTGGCATACAGCCGCATTACTTGGTGCTGAACAAAGATGGAACACCAAAGCACCCGCTGTATGTTGGGTACGACGTGAATCCAACACCTTGGGAGCATCCATGA
- a CDS encoding zinc-finger-containing protein, translating to MTIKCDYCHRDAKFVTGAKLYPHRPDLLHKKFWHCEPCDAYVGCHDRNKRLGFNGDEPKGRLANAQLRKIRIAAHAAFDPLWKSGEMTRTDAYVWLAGAIGLSMVNMHIGMLDVDGCRAVIVAVKGRKAT from the coding sequence ATGACCATCAAATGCGACTACTGCCACCGCGACGCCAAGTTCGTCACAGGCGCGAAACTTTACCCGCACCGCCCGGACCTGCTGCATAAGAAATTCTGGCATTGCGAACCGTGCGACGCTTATGTCGGATGCCACGACCGGAACAAGCGGCTGGGCTTCAATGGCGACGAACCGAAGGGAAGGCTGGCGAACGCCCAACTGCGCAAGATTCGGATCGCCGCGCATGCGGCCTTTGATCCGCTGTGGAAGTCGGGCGAAATGACGCGCACCGATGCTTACGTCTGGCTGGCGGGTGCGATTGGCCTGTCGATGGTGAATATGCACATCGGCATGCTGGATGTGGACGGATGCCGGGCGGTGATTGTGGCGGTTAAGGGGAGGAAGGCGACATGA
- a CDS encoding DUF4031 domain-containing protein, with product MTVYVDDMRAPYGRMIMCHMIADTAEELHAMADKIGVARRWYQGDHYDICRAKRAQAVQLGAKEVSSREIVGIRKQNRRPHDIKAN from the coding sequence ATGACAGTCTACGTCGACGACATGCGCGCACCCTACGGCCGGATGATTATGTGCCACATGATCGCAGACACCGCGGAAGAACTGCACGCGATGGCCGACAAGATCGGTGTCGCGCGCCGCTGGTATCAGGGCGACCACTACGACATTTGCAGGGCGAAACGCGCCCAGGCTGTGCAGCTTGGCGCAAAGGAAGTCAGCAGCAGGGAAATAGTCGGGATCAGAAAACAGAATAGGAGGCCGCATGACATCAAAGCAAATTAA
- a CDS encoding single-stranded DNA-binding protein: MSVNKVILIGRTGKDPEIRYMTNGEAVANFSLATSENWKDKSGEKQERTEWHNCVAYRRLAEVIGEYIKKGALLYIEGKIQTRKWQDKETGKDRYTTEIIVNEMQMLGSKQSGEHHDGAEPAARPAPAAKPAAPAGKGNFDNFDDDIPFFESCRHYGLWRSM, translated from the coding sequence ATGAGCGTGAACAAAGTTATTTTGATTGGACGTACCGGCAAGGATCCTGAAATCCGTTACATGACCAACGGTGAAGCCGTGGCGAACTTCTCGCTGGCAACCTCTGAAAACTGGAAGGACAAGAGCGGCGAGAAACAAGAACGGACTGAATGGCATAACTGCGTAGCCTACCGTCGCCTCGCTGAGGTGATCGGCGAGTACATCAAGAAAGGCGCTCTGCTCTACATCGAGGGGAAAATCCAGACGCGCAAATGGCAGGACAAGGAAACCGGAAAAGACCGCTACACCACTGAGATCATCGTCAACGAGATGCAGATGCTGGGCAGCAAGCAAAGTGGTGAGCATCACGATGGCGCAGAACCAGCAGCGCGCCCTGCTCCGGCGGCAAAACCTGCGGCACCAGCAGGCAAGGGAAATTTCGATAACTTCGACGATGACATCCCGTTCTTTGAGTCCTGCCGTCACTATGGGCTGTGGAGGTCGATGTAA
- a CDS encoding recombinase family protein, with amino-acid sequence MRTAAYCRFSSDAQREASIRDQLRNIETYCTRMGWATPALYQDQAVSGSRNDRIGYQAMLDAAELGVFDVLLLDDLSRLTRDHIESATTIRRLKFAGIRVIGVSDGIDTARDGYKLETGLRGLMSEFYLDDLAKKTHRGLMGQALDGYSAGGLPYGYTSDFDGNGHRKRINEDQAKWVRYVFERYAAGASTRQIADELNVQKVPSPRGSSWSHSGIYPDSKGVGMLGNPIYNGRQVWNRTAWVKDPITGRRLRTMRPKLEWVIIESPELTIIDDELWKICEARTIARKRDTAGRRETGKNSGGRNPKYLFSGLLKCGVCGGAFSLRGSRYYGCSTYLNRGQSVCSNSLSVKKDTIERVLLAGVKESLLSNEAFKAFETEARALLKQMKPDSGQAKRKLEGARKELDNLMTAIKEGIITPTTKAAVQTAEQTIADTMEEIKAVERFEPTQMLPRAREIYNDLVTRLEMVEDVAAAREALRGLIGDVMLVPEGGKLTAEIQSAGLAGALYETLVAGAGFEPTTFGL; translated from the coding sequence ATGAGAACAGCCGCCTATTGTCGATTTTCGTCTGATGCCCAGCGCGAGGCCAGTATTCGTGACCAACTGCGCAACATCGAGACGTACTGCACCCGCATGGGATGGGCTACGCCCGCGCTTTATCAGGACCAGGCTGTATCTGGCTCACGCAATGATCGTATCGGCTACCAAGCGATGCTGGATGCGGCTGAACTTGGCGTTTTTGACGTGCTCCTGCTGGATGATCTCTCCCGGCTAACCCGCGACCACATCGAGAGCGCCACGACGATCCGGCGCCTCAAGTTCGCCGGTATCCGTGTCATCGGGGTTTCAGATGGTATCGACACCGCCCGGGATGGCTACAAGCTTGAAACAGGGTTGCGCGGCCTGATGTCCGAGTTCTATCTAGATGATCTTGCCAAAAAGACGCACCGCGGACTGATGGGGCAAGCGCTCGACGGGTATAGCGCGGGCGGCCTTCCCTACGGATACACCAGCGACTTTGATGGAAACGGCCACCGCAAACGCATCAATGAAGATCAGGCCAAGTGGGTGCGCTATGTGTTCGAACGGTATGCCGCCGGCGCCAGCACCCGTCAGATCGCTGACGAACTGAATGTTCAGAAAGTCCCAAGCCCGCGCGGAAGTTCCTGGTCGCATTCCGGCATATATCCAGATTCCAAAGGAGTCGGGATGCTGGGAAACCCGATATACAACGGGCGTCAGGTCTGGAACCGCACGGCCTGGGTGAAAGACCCCATCACCGGACGCAGATTGCGGACGATGCGGCCAAAGTTGGAATGGGTGATTATCGAATCACCAGAACTGACGATCATTGATGACGAACTGTGGAAGATATGCGAGGCAAGAACCATTGCCAGAAAGCGAGACACGGCTGGTCGCCGCGAAACAGGCAAGAATTCAGGGGGGCGCAACCCGAAATATCTATTTTCAGGGTTGCTTAAGTGTGGGGTATGTGGTGGGGCGTTCTCGCTGCGAGGGAGTCGGTACTACGGATGCTCCACCTATCTGAACCGAGGCCAGAGTGTGTGCAGCAACAGTCTATCGGTCAAAAAGGACACAATTGAGCGGGTATTGCTGGCAGGCGTGAAAGAATCCCTACTGTCTAACGAGGCTTTTAAGGCATTCGAAACGGAGGCGCGCGCCCTGCTCAAGCAGATGAAGCCAGATAGCGGGCAGGCAAAACGCAAGCTGGAAGGTGCGCGGAAGGAGCTGGACAACCTGATGACGGCCATCAAGGAGGGAATTATTACACCAACCACGAAGGCGGCTGTGCAAACTGCCGAACAGACGATAGCTGACACAATGGAAGAAATTAAGGCCGTGGAGCGCTTCGAGCCTACCCAGATGTTGCCGAGGGCGAGGGAAATATACAACGACCTGGTGACCAGGCTGGAAATGGTAGAGGACGTGGCAGCAGCCCGTGAGGCTTTGCGCGGCCTGATAGGCGATGTGATGCTTGTTCCAGAGGGCGGAAAGCTCACTGCGGAAATACAAAGCGCCGGACTGGCCGGCGCTCTATACGAAACGTTGGTTGCGGGGGCAGGATTTGAACCTACGACCTTCGGGTTATGA
- a CDS encoding efflux RND transporter periplasmic adaptor subunit, with protein MQKFHLFLLGLVLTTASQAEELTLSANQSKTLGIVTAPLPSKQQGELAGMPAQVVIPGNQLFTISTPLSAMVEQTLVGVGDAVKKGQPLATLQSPALAEAQRGLLQSSTQAQLSKENLARDEQLWKDGIISESRYRATQSQYRETNAALAERKQMLRLSGMSDTDIARLQSDNVLSSQLTLKSPIDGIVLEKTVSAGQRLDAAIPLFKVARLEPLALEIQAPLASTQELKVGASVAVPAHNAKGKLTAIGRSLSGGNQTILLRAMIQDGASNLRPGQFVEATISTSGTALDHWNIPNSALARIGSKVMIFIETPKGYRSEEVTVLHEGADNSVITSKLKGNEKIAVKGVSALKASLMGIGGE; from the coding sequence ATGCAAAAATTTCATTTGTTTTTACTAGGCCTTGTACTGACAACAGCATCCCAGGCTGAAGAGCTGACACTGAGTGCAAATCAATCGAAGACGTTAGGTATCGTCACCGCCCCGCTCCCCTCCAAGCAACAAGGAGAACTCGCAGGCATGCCTGCTCAGGTCGTCATCCCCGGCAACCAATTGTTCACGATCAGTACTCCGCTCTCCGCCATGGTCGAACAAACTTTGGTAGGGGTCGGAGATGCAGTAAAGAAAGGGCAACCCTTGGCCACCTTGCAAAGTCCGGCATTGGCGGAAGCTCAGCGCGGTTTGCTGCAATCATCAACCCAAGCGCAACTCTCCAAAGAGAATCTGGCTCGAGACGAGCAACTCTGGAAGGACGGGATCATTTCAGAAAGCCGCTATCGTGCAACACAAAGCCAATACCGCGAAACCAACGCCGCTCTTGCAGAACGCAAGCAGATGCTCAGATTATCCGGCATGTCCGATACCGATATCGCACGATTGCAATCAGACAACGTATTGAGCAGCCAACTTACCCTCAAATCCCCCATCGACGGCATCGTGCTGGAAAAGACAGTCAGTGCGGGACAACGTCTGGACGCCGCCATCCCGCTGTTCAAAGTGGCAAGACTGGAACCTCTGGCATTGGAAATTCAGGCTCCACTAGCCAGCACGCAAGAACTGAAAGTCGGGGCCAGCGTGGCCGTTCCGGCACATAATGCAAAAGGAAAGCTCACCGCTATCGGCCGCAGCCTTAGCGGCGGCAACCAAACGATCCTTTTGCGCGCAATGATTCAGGATGGCGCCAGCAACTTGCGCCCAGGCCAGTTCGTAGAAGCCACGATAAGTACTTCGGGTACGGCACTGGACCATTGGAATATCCCCAATAGCGCTTTGGCACGCATCGGCAGCAAAGTGATGATATTCATCGAGACCCCCAAAGGCTATCGCAGCGAGGAGGTGACTGTGTTGCACGAGGGTGCCGACAACAGCGTGATCACCAGCAAACTCAAAGGGAACGAGAAGATAGCTGTAAAAGGTGTCTCCGCTCTTAAAGCCAGCCTGATGGGCATCGGGGGAGAATGA